GCAACGCGCCGACGATCAGCGTGCGCTTGCGTCCGAAACGGTCGGCGGTGGTGGTGAGCCAGAGCGAAATTCCCGCATCGCCCACGAGTGTGAGTGTGAGGAGAAGGCCGATTTGCCGTTCGGAAAGACCGACCTGAGCGAGATAGAGCGCGAGGATGACCGAGAGGAAGCCGTAGCAATAGAGTCGAATGACGCACGCGAATCCGATTCCCGGTATCGCTTGGACCCGTCTATGCAGAGATTCTCAACAATTGAAGCACCTCCTCCAGCTCCTCCCACGTGGTTGTGCGACCCAAGCTGAACCGGACCGCGCCCATCCCTTCTCCCGGCGACACCCCCATGGCCGCCAGCACCGGTGAAAGGGTCACCGAACCGGCGTGGCAGGCCGAGCCGGTCGATGCGGCGACGCCGGGGAGCATCGCGAGGATCTCCGCGCCGGCCCGGCCCACGAAGTTGACGTTGAGGGTGTTGGGAAGCCGTTCCGTCGGATGGCCGTTGAGCGTCACCTTCTCTCCGAAGATCCCTCGGAGACCCTCAAGGAATCCGTCGCGCAAGGCCTGGACCCGGGGCATCCCGATCCATCTCCTGGCCGCATCGCACGCCGCGCCCAGGGCCACGGCCAGGAGGACATTCTCCGTCCCCGCCCGCCGTCCCGCCTCGTGCCCCGCACCGTGGACGAACGGTTCGATCCTTGTTCCCTCCCGTATGTAGAGCGCTCCGATCCCTTTCGGGGCGTACACCTTGTGGCCGGCCACCGATAGGAGGTCCACGCCCAGTCCCTCCACGTCGGCCGAGACCTTCCCCACGGTCTGCGCCGCGTCCGTGTGGAACGGAATGCCGGCCTCCCGGGCAATCGCCGCAATTTCGGGGATCGGCTCGATCGTTCCCACCTCGTTGTTCGCGTGCATGACGGTGATGAGAATTGTCCTCGGGGTGATCGCTTTCCGGACATCCTCCGGATCGACCATCCCGAAGCGGTCCACCGGGATGACGGTCACCCGGCCCCCGAGCGTTTCCAGGAACCGGCACGGGTTGAGCGCCGCCGGATGTTCGACTGCGGTGGTGACGATGTGGTCTCCCCGGTCCCGGTTGGCGAAGAAAACGCCCTTGATCGCGTGGTTGTTCGACTCGCTGCCGCCGCTGGTAAATACAACCTCGGTCGGGTCGCAACCGAGGAGGCCCGCAACCTGGCCCCGGGCTTTCTCCACCGCGTCTTTCGCCGGCATACCGGCCCAATGAAGGGAGGACGGATTGCCGTAATGATCGGTCAGAAACGGCCGCATGGCCTCGACGGCCTCCGGCGCGATCGGTGTGCTCGCGTTATAATCCAGGTAGATCCGGCGACTCACGGGTTCACCTCCTTAATAGCTTGCCCGCAATCGAAGGTACAGATTATCGTCCCTTTCGAGCTGGCCGAACTGGGTGAAGTCCTTCTTTCCGAAGAAGACGTTGGCCCCCAAGGCGATGGACAACCGGTCGGTGATCTTGCAGGAGACCTGGGGATTGACCATGCCGTCCTCGTCCGAAGGACCGTAGAAACCGACGAGGGAGAGCTCCACCGTTTGGTAGCGAAGGAGCTGAGTCAGGCGCAGGAAGAGGAGGTGACGAACTTCCTTCTTTTCCGGCGCTCCGGGGGGGAGGGAAGCCTTATAGGCCCCGGACTCCAGCATCTGCTCCAGATAATATTGGGCGCGGACGGTAAAATCGGTCCAGATCTCCCGCTCGTAGCCCAGCAGGTACCTCAGGGAAGAATTTTCGATCAAGGGATTCGTTCCCGGCCTGTCCTCCCGGGAATCGTAATAACCGGATTCGATACTCGCTACGCCCTGGAGGAAGGGCCCCCGCATGCTGGCGCCGTAAACCGATAGCTTCGGGTAGAAGAGCGTCCCGTCGGCCGGGTCCATCCCCACGGGCTCCTTGAAAAAACCACGAAATCCGTAGAGGGCGCCCTCATAACTTCCGAAGGTCCGATAAAGCCTTAAGGCGAGTTCGGTATTCGCCGTGGTTGCGGCGGGTTTCCTCATGGACAGGCTCTCGTCGGGGGCCGCAATCC
The Deltaproteobacteria bacterium DNA segment above includes these coding regions:
- a CDS encoding cysteine desulfurase, whose product is MSRRIYLDYNASTPIAPEAVEAMRPFLTDHYGNPSSLHWAGMPAKDAVEKARGQVAGLLGCDPTEVVFTSGGSESNNHAIKGVFFANRDRGDHIVTTAVEHPAALNPCRFLETLGGRVTVIPVDRFGMVDPEDVRKAITPRTILITVMHANNEVGTIEPIPEIAAIAREAGIPFHTDAAQTVGKVSADVEGLGVDLLSVAGHKVYAPKGIGALYIREGTRIEPFVHGAGHEAGRRAGTENVLLAVALGAACDAARRWIGMPRVQALRDGFLEGLRGIFGEKVTLNGHPTERLPNTLNVNFVGRAGAEILAMLPGVAASTGSACHAGSVTLSPVLAAMGVSPGEGMGAVRFSLGRTTTWEELEEVLQLLRISA